The Acidobacteriota bacterium genome window below encodes:
- a CDS encoding ABC transporter permease: MNLSTVWTIFKKECLDTIRDRRTIIGMVILPLIMFPLIFMVMDRVISSTDQQAREALLKVAVFDRGNASEFESYLAKQERIELVEEADRDQVEALIRGEELDGAYVFASDFDSAVADRRSGRVTVYFKATDTKIGRNRMLEPIRQYSSDLLRARLEELQVSEEFVTAVDIEERNVASQKERLAQMVGGFLPYMFILFCFTGAMYPAIDLGAGEKERGTLETLLVSPAGRLEILLGKFGVVVLTGVFAACMSIVGLYIGSSQIRMGEERMGDVMALLEGRSIVLVLSLLIPLTVFFAGIMLSFSVFAKSFKEAQSIISPMIILVILPAAIGMAPGVELNSLTALAPILNVSLATKAIIAESITTLELMLTYLSLLVFAVLSLAFSTLWFGREGVIFR, translated from the coding sequence GTGATGGACCGCGTGATCTCTTCGACCGATCAGCAAGCCCGCGAGGCCCTGCTGAAGGTTGCCGTCTTCGACCGGGGGAACGCTTCCGAGTTCGAGTCCTACCTGGCAAAGCAGGAAAGGATCGAGCTGGTTGAGGAGGCTGACCGTGACCAGGTGGAAGCGCTTATTCGCGGCGAGGAACTGGATGGGGCCTACGTGTTCGCGTCCGACTTCGACAGCGCCGTGGCCGACCGGCGTTCGGGCAGGGTGACGGTCTATTTCAAAGCCACCGACACCAAGATCGGCCGCAATCGCATGCTGGAGCCGATCAGGCAGTACAGCAGCGATCTGCTGCGAGCCCGTCTCGAGGAGTTGCAGGTCAGTGAGGAGTTCGTGACGGCCGTGGATATCGAGGAGCGAAACGTTGCCAGCCAAAAAGAGCGCCTAGCCCAGATGGTGGGCGGATTCCTGCCCTACATGTTCATCCTCTTCTGCTTCACCGGCGCCATGTATCCTGCCATCGACTTGGGCGCCGGAGAAAAAGAGCGGGGCACTTTGGAAACCCTGCTGGTCTCGCCCGCCGGACGGCTGGAAATCCTGCTGGGAAAATTCGGGGTAGTGGTCCTGACGGGAGTCTTTGCGGCCTGCATGTCGATCGTCGGGCTCTATATCGGAAGCTCGCAGATCAGGATGGGGGAAGAGCGGATGGGAGACGTCATGGCCCTTCTGGAGGGCCGTTCCATCGTGCTGGTGCTGTCGCTGTTGATTCCGCTGACGGTATTCTTTGCCGGGATCATGCTCTCTTTCAGCGTCTTCGCCAAGAGTTTCAAGGAGGCTCAAAGCATCATCTCTCCCATGATCATCCTGGTGATTTTGCCCGCCGCCATCGGCATGGCCCCGGGGGTGGAATTGAATTCGCTGACAGCTCTGGCGCCCATCCTCAACGTGTCTTTGGCCACCAAAGCCATCATTGCCGAGTCGATCACGACCCTGGAATTGATGCTGACCTACCTGTCGCTGCTTGTCTTCGCCGTCCTGAGCCTGGCTTTTTCCACTCTCTGGTTCGGGCGGGAGGGCGTAATCTTCCGCTGA
- a CDS encoding L-threonylcarbamoyladenylate synthase, with protein sequence MQTSILKVGPAPMEDEAVGRAAELLRGGQVVAFPTETVYGLAADATSRSAVEKIYRAKQRPADNPLIVHIAEAEQLGELVEEGAERALSRARRLADSLWPGPLTLVVPAGPEIRRSCCRGLDTVAVRLPDHPVARALIARAGRPLAAPSANLSGRPSPTTAAHVAHDLGGRIPLILDAGPCRVGLESTVLDISGETVILLRPGAVSAPQIARVVGERVESEGQARRSPGTRHGHYRPLSPLYLIPSGLDDASLKEALSRRLQKAARARAVDSDEEETAPRFGYLGERSLLRFHAQALTLPDRPTLAERARHLYADLRALDALKPAFILADEASPGPSSAALRDRLSRAAKGSILE encoded by the coding sequence ATGCAGACATCCATTCTCAAGGTCGGTCCCGCCCCCATGGAGGACGAAGCGGTGGGGCGCGCGGCCGAATTGCTGCGCGGCGGCCAAGTGGTGGCCTTTCCCACCGAAACGGTCTACGGACTGGCAGCCGATGCCACTTCGCGTTCGGCGGTGGAGAAGATCTACCGGGCCAAGCAGCGTCCCGCCGACAATCCGCTCATCGTGCACATCGCCGAGGCGGAGCAGCTCGGGGAACTGGTGGAGGAAGGGGCCGAGCGGGCTCTGAGCCGGGCCCGCCGGTTGGCGGACTCTCTCTGGCCCGGTCCTCTGACGCTGGTCGTTCCGGCCGGACCCGAGATCCGGCGCTCCTGCTGCCGGGGACTCGACACCGTGGCCGTGCGCCTGCCCGATCACCCGGTGGCCCGCGCCCTGATCGCCCGCGCCGGACGTCCTCTGGCGGCGCCCAGCGCCAACCTCTCGGGACGCCCCTCCCCCACCACCGCGGCCCACGTGGCTCACGACCTGGGCGGACGCATCCCCCTCATCCTCGACGCCGGACCTTGCCGGGTGGGACTGGAGTCCACCGTGCTGGACATCAGCGGCGAAACGGTGATTCTCTTGCGCCCGGGCGCAGTCAGCGCCCCGCAGATCGCCCGCGTGGTGGGCGAACGCGTGGAAAGCGAGGGCCAGGCCCGGCGTTCTCCGGGGACCCGCCATGGCCACTACCGTCCCCTTTCTCCACTCTACTTGATCCCCAGCGGCCTTGACGACGCCTCGCTCAAGGAGGCTCTGAGCCGGCGCCTGCAAAAGGCCGCCCGAGCCCGTGCGGTCGACAGCGATGAAGAAGAAACGGCTCCCCGCTTCGGATACCTGGGAGAACGTTCTTTGCTGCGTTTTCACGCCCAAGCCCTGACTCTCCCCGATCGGCCCACGCTCGCTGAACGGGCCCGCCATCTCTACGCCGACCTGCGGGCCCTGGACGCGCTCAAGCCCGCCTTCATCCTGGCGGACGAGGCTTCTCCAGGACCTTCGTCCGCCGCCCTCCGCGACCGTCTCTCCCGCGCCGCCAAAGGCTCCATCCTCGAGTGA